The following are encoded together in the Equus quagga isolate Etosha38 chromosome 1, UCLA_HA_Equagga_1.0, whole genome shotgun sequence genome:
- the CAPZA3 gene encoding F-actin-capping protein subunit alpha-3 has translation MSLKILSRKEKERVVRRLLIQAPPGEFLNAFDDLCLLVRDEKLMHYQGECAGHQHCQKYSVPLFIDGNPVLLSHHNVVGDYRFFDYQSKLSFRFNLLQNQLKDIQSHGIFRNETEYLRNVVLCALKLYVHEHYPQGNCNVLRKTVKSKEFLIACIENHNYGTDCWNGLWQSKWIFQIHPFLTQVTGRIFVQAHFFQYVNLHIVISKDLKESLEIVNQAQLAIHFSRLVEEQESKFQAAVSEELQELSNDVLRKILRRDLPVTRTLIDWQRILSDLNLVMYPELGYVIYSKSVLCNCII, from the coding sequence ATGTCACTTAAGATTCTgagtaggaaagagaaagaaagagtagtTCGCAGACTGTTAATACAGGCTCCTCCAGGGgaatttttaaatgcctttgaTGATCTCTGTCTGCTTGTCCGTGATGAAAAACTTATGCACTATCAAGGTGAGTGTGCAGGCCACCAGCACTGCCAAAAATATTCTGTACCACTCTTCATCGATGGAAATCCAGTCCTCTTGTCTCATCACAATGTAGTGGGCGACTACCGATTTTTTGACTATCAAAGCAAACTTTCTTTCAGATTCAATCTGCTTCAAAACCAGTTAAAAGACATCCAAAGTCATGGTATCTTTCGGAATGAGACGGAATACCTGAGAAATGTTGTCCTGTGCGCCTTAAAGCTGTATGTGCATGAGCACTATCCACAAGGAAATTGCAACGTGCTGAGAAAAACTGTGAAAAGTAAGGAGTTCTTGATAGCTTGCATTGAGAATCACAATTATGGAACAGATTGCTGGAATGGCCTTTGGCAATCTAAGTGGATTTTCCAGATACATCCATTTCTAACCCAAGTGACAGGAAGAATTTTTGTGCAAGCTCACTTCTTCCAGTATGTCAACTTACATATTGTCATCTCCAAGGACCTGAAAGAAAGCTTGGAAATAGTTAACCAAGCTCAACTGGCTATACATTTTTCAAGGCTTGTGGAAGAGCAAGAAAGTAAATTTCAAGCTGCAGTATCTGAAGAATTACAGGAGCTATCGAATGACGTCCTGAGAAAAATTCTACGAAGAGATCTTCCAGTGACCCGCACTCTTATCGACTGGCAGCGGATACTCTCTGACTTGAATCTGGTGATGTATCCTGAACTAGGATATGTCATTTATTCAAAAAGTGTGTTATGCAACTGCATAATATAA